A window from Sus scrofa isolate TJ Tabasco breed Duroc chromosome 2, Sscrofa11.1, whole genome shotgun sequence encodes these proteins:
- the LOC100514214 gene encoding olfactory receptor 7G1-like — protein MDPRNQTDVSEFLLMRLTEDPELKTIFFRLFLSMYLVTVLGNLLIVLAVISDSHLHTPMYFFLSNLSFTDICLSTTMIPKILVNIRAQNQRISYAGCITQICFVLTFVCWESFLLLVMAYDRYVAICHPLRYTIIMNPRLCGLLTLLSLFISIADALLHSLMVLQLSFCTDLEIPLFFCEVVQVIKLACSDTLINNILIYLAAGVLAGVPLSGIIFSYIQIVSSILRMPSSGRKYKAFSTCGSHLSVVSLFYGTAFGVYISSAVTDSSRKTAVASLMYTVVTPIMNPFIYSLRNRDMKGALKKLISKVLRFL, from the coding sequence ATGGACCCCAGAAACCAAACAGATGTTTCAGAGTTTCTTCTCATGAGATTGACAGAGGATCCAGAATTGAAGACCATCTTCTTCAGATtgttcctgtccatgtacctggtcactgTCCTGGGAAATCTGCTCATTGTCCTAGCTGTcatctctgactcccacctccacactcccatgtatttctttctctccaatCTGTCCTTCACAGATATCTGTTTGAGCACAACCATGATCCCAAAGATCCTGGTGAACATCCGGGCTCAGAATCAGAGAATCTCTTATGCAGGTTGCATCACCCAGATCTGCTTTGtcctgacttttgtttgttgggaaagttttctccttttagtaatggcctatgatcgctatgtggccatttgtcacCCACTGAGATATACAATCATCATGAACCCCCGGCTCTGTGGTCTGCTGACCCTACTCTCCTTGTTCATTAGCATTGCAGATGCCCTGCTCCACAGTCTGATGGTGCTGCAACTGTCCTTCTGCACAGACCTGGAAATCCCCCTCTTCTTCTGTGAAGTTGTTCAGGTCATCAAGCTGGCCTGTTCTGATACCCTCATCAATAACATCCTGATCTATCTTGCAGCTGGGGTACTTGCTGGTGTTCCCCTTTCTGGAATCATTTTCTCTTACATTCAAATTGTTTCCTCTATTTTGAGAATGCCATCATCAGGTAGAAAGTACAAAGCTTTTTCCACCTGTGGGTCTCACCTCTCAGTTGTATCCTTGTTCTATGGGACAGCTTTTGGGGTGTATATTAGTTCTGCAGTTACTGACTCTTCCAGGAAGACTGCAGTGGCTTCcttgatgtacactgtggtcactcCCATaatgaaccccttcatctacagcctgaggaacagagacatGAAAGGAGCTTTGAAGAAACTCATTAGTAAGGTACTTAGATTTTTGTGA